A DNA window from Aestuariispira ectoiniformans contains the following coding sequences:
- a CDS encoding polyprenyl synthetase family protein — translation MGVVVNIGDKQPEKAPSVDQLVKLTEADIVRVNQHIIDNMQSPVALIPQLAGHIIAAGGKRLRPMLTLAAAQLCGYTGSRHIGLAACVEFIHTATLLHDDVVDESDLRRGQDSANAVWGNKASVLVGDFLFSRSFQLMVADGSLPVLKILSEASAVIAEGEVMQLMTANDPKATEEAYLEVIRSKTAKLFAAASQIGAVVAEKPKTQEEALESFGMNLGIAFQLIDDVLDYSAKQAELGKNIGDDFREGKVTLPIILAWRRGSEEERDFWLRTIERVEQEEGDFEHAVSLMEKHNTLEDTIDRARHYGAIARDALGIFPDSDIKDALVELIDFCIYRAY, via the coding sequence TTGGGCGTGGTAGTCAATATCGGGGACAAACAGCCTGAAAAGGCCCCCAGCGTAGATCAGTTGGTGAAACTGACCGAAGCGGACATCGTCCGGGTCAACCAGCATATTATCGACAACATGCAAAGCCCGGTGGCCTTGATTCCGCAGCTTGCGGGTCACATCATCGCCGCAGGCGGCAAACGCCTGCGTCCGATGTTGACGCTGGCTGCTGCACAGCTTTGTGGTTATACCGGCTCGCGCCATATCGGCCTGGCCGCCTGCGTCGAGTTCATCCATACGGCGACCCTGCTGCATGACGACGTAGTCGACGAAAGCGACCTGCGCCGTGGCCAGGACAGTGCCAATGCCGTTTGGGGTAACAAGGCATCGGTGCTGGTCGGGGATTTCCTTTTCTCCCGTTCCTTCCAGTTGATGGTCGCTGACGGCAGCCTTCCTGTGTTGAAGATTCTGTCCGAAGCCTCCGCGGTCATCGCCGAAGGCGAGGTCATGCAGCTCATGACCGCCAATGACCCCAAGGCAACGGAAGAAGCCTATCTGGAAGTCATCCGGTCCAAAACGGCCAAACTTTTTGCTGCCGCAAGCCAGATCGGCGCGGTTGTCGCCGAAAAGCCCAAGACCCAGGAAGAGGCGCTGGAAAGCTTCGGCATGAATCTGGGCATTGCCTTCCAGTTGATCGACGACGTCCTGGATTACTCCGCAAAACAGGCGGAGCTGGGCAAAAATATCGGCGACGACTTCCGCGAAGGCAAAGTCACCCTGCCGATTATCCTGGCATGGCGTCGCGGCAGTGAGGAAGAACGCGACTTCTGGCTGCGCACGATTGAACGTGTGGAGCAGGAAGAAGGCGACTTCGAACACGCCGTATCGCTCATGGAAAAACACAACACCCTGGAAGACACCATTGACCGGGCCCGCCATTACGGCGCAATCGCCCGCGATGCATTGGGCATCTTCCCTGACAGCGACATCAAGGATGCGTTGGTCGAACTCATCGACTTCTGCATCTACCGCGCCTATTAA
- a CDS encoding YcgJ family protein, whose product MTEPTTYSPHAGVICDEPGEGLADACFDRYGISLGLTEVYLGHTAQDRVMAMIKEAGDSFNSSLFTLSDGVTCDAKRRKCWHGRANPDYGTPAPRHTKALFGS is encoded by the coding sequence TTGACGGAACCGACAACCTATTCCCCACATGCAGGTGTAATTTGCGACGAACCGGGTGAGGGACTGGCAGACGCCTGTTTTGACCGATACGGCATTTCCCTTGGACTGACCGAGGTGTATCTGGGCCATACCGCACAGGATCGTGTCATGGCAATGATCAAGGAGGCGGGGGACAGCTTCAACAGTTCTCTGTTTACGCTTAGTGACGGTGTTACTTGCGATGCCAAGCGTCGAAAATGCTGGCACGGCCGCGCCAATCCGGACTATGGCACGCCAGCACCCCGTCACACAAAGGCCCTGTTTGGTTCCTGA
- a CDS encoding NAD(P)H-dependent oxidoreductase — protein MRAQIIIGHPAADSFNHALAEQVREVWQKAGYDVTLHDLTAEGFDPCLTAAEARGAATEDPLVQQHIEELRASDLLGVIHPNCWGAPPAIMKGWIDRVFAPNAAYTFAKGDDMGDEPIGLLKTRAALVLNTGNTPQDREKNVFGDPLERIWRDCVLDFCGIERMERRLFGVIATSTAAERAAWLAEVEQLAVRLTDAT, from the coding sequence ATGAGGGCGCAGATCATTATTGGGCATCCGGCTGCGGACAGTTTCAATCACGCTCTGGCGGAACAGGTGCGGGAGGTCTGGCAGAAGGCAGGTTACGATGTCACCCTGCATGACCTGACGGCAGAGGGCTTTGATCCCTGTCTCACCGCAGCGGAAGCGCGTGGCGCGGCAACCGAAGACCCGCTGGTCCAGCAGCATATCGAGGAATTGCGCGCCAGCGACCTGCTGGGCGTCATCCATCCCAATTGCTGGGGCGCGCCACCGGCGATCATGAAGGGCTGGATCGACCGCGTTTTCGCGCCCAATGCCGCCTATACCTTTGCCAAAGGCGATGACATGGGGGATGAACCTATCGGCCTGTTGAAAACCAGGGCGGCTTTGGTTCTCAATACCGGGAATACGCCGCAGGATCGTGAAAAGAATGTCTTCGGTGACCCTCTGGAGCGAATCTGGCGCGACTGCGTACTCGACTTCTGCGGCATTGAACGGATGGAACGCCGCCTGTTCGGTGTGATCGCGACCAGTACGGCGGCGGAACGGGCTGCCTGGCTGGCGGAGGTAGAGCAACTGGCAGTGCGCCTGACCGATGCCACATAA
- a CDS encoding YdcH family protein translates to MLSETHDLVHELPEFRDLIHELKTKDNHFARLFDEYHRVNKSVLRMEEGVENVSDETLEEEKKKRLALKDELFKILQAA, encoded by the coding sequence ATGTTGAGTGAAACGCATGACTTGGTTCACGAATTGCCGGAATTTCGTGACCTTATTCATGAACTGAAAACCAAGGACAACCATTTCGCTCGGCTTTTTGATGAATATCATCGCGTGAACAAGTCTGTCCTGCGTATGGAAGAAGGGGTGGAAAACGTCTCCGACGAAACCCTGGAGGAAGAAAAGAAAAAGCGCCTGGCACTGAAAGACGAATTGTTCAAGATCCTGCAGGCGGCGTGA
- a CDS encoding tRNA1(Val) (adenine(37)-N6)-methyltransferase translates to MSAVPFETTQDDFLGGKLSICQPKVGYRAAMDPVLLAAAAPALRRGRVLDVGAGVGTAGLCYLARVPGPELVALELLPELAALAERNVAANGMDDRVTVVRGDLSQHRCGHVVPNSFDLVITNPPYMPGEAASPSPNAIRQTANVESHVPLAQWLDFCLKMLKQKGTLVIVQRADRLDDILAALHGRAGEVTVIPLWPKPGREAKRVLVRARKAVKGPARMTAGLTLHTDSERYTKKTTAILMHGASLEEALEIS, encoded by the coding sequence GTGAGCGCAGTGCCTTTTGAGACGACGCAGGACGACTTCCTCGGCGGAAAGCTTAGCATATGCCAGCCCAAGGTTGGATATCGGGCAGCCATGGACCCGGTTCTTCTGGCAGCGGCAGCCCCGGCGTTGCGGCGGGGCAGGGTCCTGGATGTCGGCGCAGGTGTCGGCACGGCGGGGCTTTGTTATCTTGCCCGCGTGCCCGGACCGGAACTGGTGGCGCTGGAGTTATTGCCCGAGTTGGCGGCGCTGGCGGAACGCAATGTTGCTGCCAATGGCATGGATGATCGAGTGACGGTCGTCAGGGGCGATTTGTCGCAGCATCGCTGTGGCCATGTCGTGCCCAACTCCTTTGATCTGGTTATCACCAACCCGCCTTACATGCCGGGGGAGGCCGCCAGCCCGTCGCCCAATGCCATTCGCCAGACGGCCAATGTGGAAAGTCATGTGCCGTTGGCCCAATGGCTGGATTTCTGTCTTAAAATGCTGAAGCAAAAAGGAACGCTGGTGATTGTTCAGCGTGCCGATCGCCTGGACGATATTCTGGCGGCCCTTCATGGCCGGGCCGGCGAAGTGACGGTAATTCCCCTTTGGCCCAAGCCGGGACGGGAGGCAAAACGGGTCCTCGTCCGTGCCCGCAAGGCGGTGAAAGGGCCTGCAAGAATGACCGCCGGGCTGACGCTGCACACGGATTCCGAACG
- a CDS encoding LysR family transcriptional regulator, giving the protein MEWSDIRLFLAIAREGTLGGAARTVGLTQPTMGRRLRTLEDAIGHRLFQRTADGFVLTHEGHIMLGHAERMEDEALAFQRELTGDDGGLTGLLRISCSDWFGLHILAPILAAFARQHPNVEVEILTEARLADLTRREADLVFRITPFTEPDVVSRKLMHIPYGLYVPEAAGDPSPGNGKGWHVITMDEAFGSMPDAVWMAQRFPDARIAMRSNNRDVQAALCADGVGMAVLPRPLGDKTMGLRLIELADPPPGRDTWLGYHRDLRRLARLRAFLDLILEAPQTRQV; this is encoded by the coding sequence ATGGAATGGAGCGACATACGGCTTTTTCTGGCAATCGCCCGGGAAGGAACTCTGGGTGGAGCAGCCAGGACTGTCGGCCTGACGCAACCGACAATGGGCCGTCGCCTGAGGACCCTTGAGGATGCCATCGGCCATAGGTTGTTCCAACGCACTGCCGACGGCTTTGTCCTGACCCACGAGGGACATATCATGCTGGGTCATGCGGAACGTATGGAAGACGAGGCACTCGCATTCCAGCGTGAATTGACAGGCGACGACGGCGGTTTGACCGGGTTGCTCAGAATTTCCTGCTCCGACTGGTTTGGCCTGCATATCCTTGCACCAATCCTTGCTGCCTTTGCCAGACAGCATCCCAATGTCGAGGTCGAAATCCTGACCGAGGCACGCCTGGCCGACCTGACACGCCGCGAAGCGGACCTTGTGTTTCGCATCACCCCCTTTACCGAACCGGATGTGGTATCGCGAAAACTGATGCATATTCCCTATGGGCTTTATGTCCCGGAAGCGGCAGGTGATCCCTCACCAGGAAACGGCAAGGGGTGGCACGTCATCACCATGGACGAGGCCTTTGGCAGCATGCCCGATGCGGTCTGGATGGCACAACGTTTCCCCGACGCCAGGATTGCCATGCGCAGCAACAACCGGGATGTGCAAGCCGCCCTATGTGCAGACGGTGTCGGTATGGCCGTGCTTCCGCGCCCACTGGGCGACAAAACGATGGGACTACGCCTAATCGAACTGGCCGATCCCCCACCCGGGCGGGATACCTGGTTAGGCTATCACCGTGACCTGAGACGCCTGGCGAGGCTACGCGCCTTCCTCGACCTCATTCTTGAAGCACCGCAAACGCGGCAGGTTTGA
- a CDS encoding alternative oxidase, with product MAQQSHTAVRLDRHHTPKSPSDTVAYRFVKLLRFFADTFFAKRYGHRAIVLETVAAVPGMVAASLIHLRCLRRMEKDDGWIATLLDEAENERMHLMTFIEIARPSWLERALILTVQGIFYNLFFLTYLISAKTAHRIVGYFEEEAVISYTQYLAEIDRGRHDNLPAPDIAIDYWQLPQNARLRDVVEVIRADEAGHRDVNHNFANELASQQRQPAHTPSH from the coding sequence ATGGCCCAACAATCCCATACGGCAGTCAGGCTTGACCGTCACCATACACCCAAAAGCCCGAGTGACACTGTCGCCTATCGTTTCGTTAAACTGCTTCGTTTCTTCGCCGATACCTTCTTTGCCAAAAGATATGGCCACAGGGCCATTGTTCTGGAGACAGTCGCCGCCGTACCGGGCATGGTTGCCGCCTCGTTGATCCATCTGCGTTGTCTACGCCGAATGGAAAAGGACGACGGCTGGATCGCAACCCTGCTCGACGAAGCGGAAAACGAACGCATGCATCTGATGACCTTCATCGAGATCGCAAGGCCGTCCTGGCTGGAACGTGCGCTTATCCTCACGGTGCAGGGCATATTCTACAATCTGTTCTTCCTGACCTATCTGATCTCTGCAAAAACCGCACATCGGATTGTCGGTTATTTCGAGGAGGAGGCGGTTATCAGCTATACCCAATATCTGGCGGAAATAGACAGGGGCCGACACGACAATCTCCCCGCCCCCGATATCGCCATAGATTATTGGCAGTTGCCGCAAAACGCCCGCCTGCGGGATGTGGTTGAAGTCATCCGTGCGGATGAGGCCGGACACCGGGACGTGAATCACAACTTCGCCAACGAATTGGCCAGCCAGCAAAGGCAGCCAGCACATACGCCGTCGCATTAA
- a CDS encoding sensor domain-containing protein, translating into MGVGWLHSVSEEDSESALREVADAYQRLIDFLPEAVLLHVDGNVVHANSAAAELFGAKDEADLFGRSVLSFVAEDYLDLVRERITRTGDGRQVSEIVEEQLLRLDGTRFPAAVTSAPAYFQGQNACQVVIRDLSQSHQVRQELDHERKIHQRIIQTSVAALIRVNADGRICFANRLAKLTLGDGRQDILGFSILDDMWRFEDRDGNALTPDKTAFAKTLKKGLPVHGSVLAITPPWGQRRLVQVNGSALRREDGEIEEVVFAIEDITEYDNTARRLRLAASVFDATSEGIMVTDADSRVLSINDAFTRITGYELDEIRGKSPGFLTSGRHDKHFYADMWQCLQEEGCWSGEIWNRRKNGQVFPEWQTINAVKDDLGRITNYVAVFSDITQIKESQEEIEFLANHDPLTGLPNRNLLVDRVNQQIQLARREKAEFALIVLDLDHFKYINDSLGHSVGDELLDATAHRLKATVRDMDTVARLGGDEFVILLSTPTDLAVVQRIAPRLINAFDQPFKCSGRELHITPSCGIAFWPKDSEDARGLIQNADAAMYQAKRRGRNQYAFYTGEMTDEAMQRVQLENALRVALREGQLRQYYQPQVDAESGLLSGVEALARWEHPDFGIIPPSVFVPLAEETDLIILLGEWALRQACKQMKSWLEQGYKLQRVAVNVAGVQLEQMTFADSLLDILDESGLPPEYLEIEITEGWAMDNLESITPVLTRLRGLGIEVAIDDFGTGYSSLSRLKQLPVDTLKVDRSFVMNIPDDPSDMAVANAVIALAQIMGKKVTAEGVETAEQEDFLVKHRCDRLQGFRYGKALSVEELEALMHQQEEKPQT; encoded by the coding sequence TTGGGGGTTGGCTGGCTCCACAGCGTTTCAGAGGAAGACAGCGAAAGCGCCCTTCGCGAAGTTGCCGATGCCTATCAGCGATTGATTGATTTCCTTCCCGAAGCTGTTCTGTTGCATGTGGACGGCAATGTTGTGCATGCGAATTCGGCGGCGGCGGAATTGTTCGGGGCAAAAGACGAAGCGGATTTATTTGGCCGGTCCGTGCTTTCCTTCGTGGCCGAAGACTATCTGGATCTGGTTCGGGAGCGTATTACGAGAACCGGAGATGGGCGGCAGGTGTCCGAGATAGTCGAAGAACAATTGCTGCGCCTCGATGGGACGCGCTTCCCGGCGGCGGTTACCTCGGCACCGGCTTATTTCCAGGGGCAGAATGCTTGCCAGGTCGTGATTCGCGATCTGTCACAAAGCCATCAGGTCCGGCAGGAACTGGACCATGAGCGCAAAATTCACCAGCGTATTATCCAGACGAGTGTAGCGGCCCTTATCCGGGTCAACGCGGACGGGCGCATTTGCTTTGCCAACCGTTTGGCCAAGTTGACCCTGGGGGACGGGCGGCAGGATATCCTTGGATTTTCCATCCTTGATGACATGTGGCGGTTTGAGGATCGGGACGGTAATGCCCTGACGCCGGATAAAACGGCCTTTGCGAAAACCCTCAAAAAGGGATTGCCGGTGCATGGGTCGGTTCTGGCGATTACGCCCCCCTGGGGGCAGCGGCGGCTTGTGCAGGTAAATGGCAGTGCCTTGCGCAGGGAGGATGGTGAGATCGAAGAAGTGGTCTTTGCCATCGAGGATATCACTGAATATGACAACACCGCGCGCCGCCTGCGTCTTGCCGCCTCGGTCTTTGATGCAACAAGTGAAGGCATCATGGTGACAGATGCGGATTCGCGTGTCCTTAGTATCAATGATGCCTTTACCCGGATTACCGGCTATGAATTGGATGAAATCCGGGGGAAGTCTCCGGGCTTTCTGACCTCCGGGCGTCACGACAAGCATTTTTACGCGGACATGTGGCAATGCCTTCAGGAAGAGGGATGCTGGAGCGGCGAAATCTGGAACCGGCGTAAAAACGGTCAGGTCTTTCCTGAATGGCAAACCATCAACGCCGTCAAGGACGACCTTGGCCGCATCACCAACTATGTGGCGGTCTTTTCCGATATCACCCAGATCAAGGAATCCCAGGAAGAGATCGAGTTTCTGGCGAATCACGACCCGCTGACGGGTCTGCCGAACCGGAACCTGTTGGTTGACCGCGTGAACCAGCAGATTCAGTTGGCGCGGCGCGAAAAAGCCGAATTTGCCCTGATCGTATTGGATCTGGACCATTTCAAATACATCAACGACAGCCTGGGGCACAGTGTCGGCGATGAACTGCTGGATGCCACGGCACATCGCCTGAAGGCGACCGTGCGCGATATGGATACGGTTGCCAGGCTTGGCGGGGATGAGTTTGTCATCCTCCTGAGTACCCCGACAGACCTTGCCGTGGTTCAGCGCATTGCACCGCGCCTGATAAACGCCTTTGACCAGCCGTTTAAATGTTCCGGTCGGGAACTGCATATCACACCCAGTTGCGGGATCGCCTTCTGGCCGAAGGATTCGGAAGACGCACGGGGCCTGATCCAGAATGCGGATGCAGCCATGTATCAGGCCAAACGTCGGGGGCGGAACCAGTATGCCTTCTACACCGGGGAAATGACCGATGAGGCCATGCAGCGGGTCCAGCTGGAAAACGCGTTGCGGGTCGCCCTGCGCGAAGGCCAGCTCAGGCAGTATTATCAGCCGCAGGTGGATGCTGAGAGCGGCTTGCTGTCAGGGGTCGAGGCGCTGGCACGTTGGGAGCACCCGGATTTCGGGATTATACCGCCGTCGGTCTTTGTGCCGTTGGCCGAGGAAACGGACCTGATCATTCTGTTGGGCGAATGGGCGCTGCGGCAGGCTTGCAAACAGATGAAAAGCTGGCTGGAACAGGGATACAAGTTGCAGCGTGTCGCAGTGAATGTCGCCGGGGTGCAACTGGAACAGATGACCTTTGCCGACAGCCTGCTTGATATCCTTGATGAGTCGGGGTTGCCGCCGGAATATCTCGAGATTGAGATAACCGAAGGCTGGGCGATGGATAATCTTGAAAGTATTACGCCTGTCCTGACGCGGTTACGCGGCCTGGGCATCGAGGTCGCCATCGACGATTTCGGTACCGGATATTCTTCGTTGAGCCGGTTGAAACAGCTTCCGGTCGACACCCTGAAGGTGGACCGTTCCTTCGTGATGAATATTCCCGACGATCCAAGCGATATGGCGGTTGCTAACGCGGTTATCGCACTGGCGCAGATCATGGGCAAAAAAGTTACAGCGGAAGGCGTGGAAACCGCAGAGCAGGAAGATTTTCTCGTCAAACACCGCTGTGACCGCTTGCAGGGTTTTCGATATGGAAAGGCCTTGTCCGTGGAGGAGCTGGAAGCCCTGATGCATCAGCAGGAAGAGAAGCCGCAGACCTAA
- a CDS encoding zinc metalloprotease HtpX, translating into MKRQRQLEGYKSRAFAYTILLIIALIVILLVCGWVVGGSQTILAIAVASLFIFLAAPRLSPDLVMRFYRGRKIPYSELPELHDDLEGLCRRAGLVKVPSLYLLQVPAPNALSTGAAEEAAIAVSSGSFRLLNERELVAVMAHEVAHIVHGDNKLILVTELVRQAVGTVSMLGIMVGIIASWLSPDVHIPVWIFVLLAFAPMAAFLCQRAISRLREFAADMKAVELMEDPEALVTALMKIDHHSRSMFKRLFGVEKDRDLPTLLQSHPDIGERIERLMVLAKDISPKSPVFHRRLHSRF; encoded by the coding sequence ATGAAAAGGCAACGGCAACTGGAGGGATACAAGAGCAGGGCATTTGCTTATACGATTCTGCTGATCATTGCTCTTATTGTCATCCTGCTGGTCTGTGGCTGGGTCGTCGGGGGCTCTCAGACCATTCTGGCCATTGCAGTTGCCTCGCTGTTCATTTTTCTGGCTGCCCCTCGTCTGTCGCCTGATTTGGTTATGCGGTTTTACCGCGGGCGCAAAATTCCATACAGCGAACTGCCTGAACTGCACGATGACCTGGAGGGGCTGTGCAGGCGGGCTGGACTGGTGAAAGTGCCAAGCCTATATCTTCTCCAGGTGCCGGCACCGAACGCCCTGTCGACCGGCGCCGCAGAGGAGGCGGCTATCGCCGTATCCAGCGGCAGTTTCAGGCTGTTGAACGAACGAGAACTGGTTGCCGTAATGGCCCATGAGGTGGCGCATATCGTTCACGGCGACAACAAGCTGATCCTGGTGACCGAACTGGTGCGGCAGGCGGTTGGCACCGTTTCCATGCTCGGGATCATGGTCGGTATTATCGCTTCCTGGCTGTCGCCGGATGTGCATATTCCTGTGTGGATTTTTGTACTGCTGGCTTTTGCCCCCATGGCTGCTTTCCTGTGCCAGAGGGCCATTTCGCGCCTTCGGGAGTTTGCTGCGGATATGAAAGCGGTTGAGCTGATGGAGGACCCTGAAGCCCTGGTAACAGCCCTGATGAAAATCGATCATCATTCCCGCAGCATGTTCAAACGTCTGTTTGGCGTCGAGAAGGACCGGGACCTTCCCACGCTGCTGCAAAGCCATCCGGACATAGGCGAAAGGATTGAAAGACTGATGGTGCTGGCCAAGGATATCAGTCCGAAATCGCCAGTCTTTCATCGGCGACTCCACTCTCGTTTTTAG
- the rplQ gene encoding 50S ribosomal protein L17 has product MRHGNLGRKLNRTASHRKAMFSNMANALIKHEQIKTTLPKAKELKRVMDKIITLGKKGGLHRRRQAFAILRDDAMVAKLFDTLAERYTDRPGGYTRVLKAGFRYGDAAPMAVIELVDRDEDAKGQDSGPTQDMAEEAEGTEE; this is encoded by the coding sequence ATGCGTCATGGTAACCTGGGCCGTAAACTGAACCGTACGGCATCTCATCGTAAAGCTATGTTCTCCAACATGGCTAACGCGTTGATCAAGCACGAGCAGATCAAAACGACCCTGCCGAAAGCTAAAGAACTGAAGCGCGTCATGGACAAGATCATTACCCTTGGCAAAAAGGGTGGTCTGCACCGTCGTCGCCAAGCATTCGCCATTCTGCGCGACGATGCCATGGTTGCAAAGCTGTTCGACACGCTGGCAGAGCGTTACACCGATCGTCCGGGTGGTTACACCCGCGTCCTGAAAGCAGGCTTCCGTTATGGTGATGCCGCGCCGATGGCCGTGATCGAACTGGTCGACCGTGATGAAGATGCCAAAGGTCAGGATTCCGGTCCGACCCAGGATATGGCTGAAGAAGCCGAAGGTACGGAAGAATAA
- a CDS encoding putative signal transducing protein produces MKELLRTNNEVRLSYLIAMLGQRGIEAEVFDRGFSVAEGSLGAIPRRLMVDEDDYDDAKTILKDLGEDW; encoded by the coding sequence ATGAAAGAACTGCTTCGAACGAACAACGAAGTCCGCCTGTCCTACCTGATTGCGATGCTCGGGCAGCGGGGAATCGAGGCAGAGGTATTTGACCGTGGATTCAGCGTGGCGGAAGGATCGCTGGGGGCCATTCCGCGCCGCCTGATGGTGGACGAGGATGACTATGACGACGCCAAAACCATCCTCAAGGATCTGGGAGAGGACTGGTGA
- a CDS encoding DUF924 family protein, whose protein sequence is MSETKIHEILTFWFEECSPEQWFKKDDQFDALIRSRFLETYEELVAGNHGDWRETAEGCLAEIILLDQFSRNMFRDNPKAFEADPQARACLHHALAHGFDQELTTAQRNFLYLPLEHSEDVKDQEQAVELFTANGDETTTDYAIQHKVIIDRFGRFPHRNKVLGRKSTQEEEEFLTQPGSSF, encoded by the coding sequence ATGTCGGAAACGAAAATTCACGAAATTCTCACTTTCTGGTTTGAGGAATGTTCGCCGGAACAATGGTTTAAAAAAGATGATCAGTTCGATGCCCTGATCCGTAGTCGCTTCCTTGAGACCTATGAGGAGCTGGTGGCGGGGAATCACGGTGACTGGCGGGAGACCGCAGAAGGATGCCTGGCCGAAATCATCCTGCTGGATCAGTTCAGCCGTAATATGTTCCGGGACAATCCAAAGGCTTTCGAGGCGGACCCGCAGGCACGCGCCTGCCTGCATCATGCCCTGGCCCATGGGTTCGATCAGGAATTGACGACGGCCCAGCGCAATTTCCTTTATCTGCCGCTGGAGCATAGCGAGGACGTCAAGGATCAGGAGCAGGCTGTAGAGCTGTTCACGGCCAATGGCGACGAGACGACAACGGATTATGCCATTCAGCATAAGGTGATTATCGACCGTTTCGGGCGTTTTCCCCATCGCAACAAAGTGCTGGGCCGGAAGTCGACGCAGGAGGAAGAGGAATTTCTCACACAGCCGGGCTCGTCTTTTTAA
- a CDS encoding zinc-dependent alcohol dehydrogenase family protein — protein sequence MTSMKALVLETYGDEFSLNNIARPVAAEGQVLVRIKASGVNPLDTKIRAGQADHARHPLPAILGIDLAGVVEAVGPGVTGFRTGDEVYGMTGGVGGHQGSLAEYAAVDARLLALKPSNLSMREAAALPLVTITAWEGLVDRVGVKAGQRVLVIGGAGGVGHIAVQIARAVGAEVYAVDSATKADYIRSLGATPIDYTVETVEDYVARYTDGKGFDVVYDTLGGPNLDNAFKAVKRFGHVVTSLGWGTHALAPLSFKGGTYSGVFTLLPLLSGEGREHHGEIMREAAKLVEAGKLAPNLDPRRFTLETVIDAHKAVEERTASGKLVVDID from the coding sequence ATGACCAGTATGAAAGCTCTTGTTCTTGAAACCTATGGCGACGAATTCAGTCTCAACAATATTGCCCGCCCGGTTGCTGCGGAAGGGCAGGTTCTGGTGCGTATCAAGGCAAGCGGGGTGAACCCGCTGGATACCAAGATCCGTGCCGGCCAGGCCGATCACGCCCGCCATCCGCTGCCTGCGATCCTGGGAATTGATCTTGCTGGCGTTGTCGAGGCTGTTGGCCCCGGTGTCACCGGCTTTCGGACCGGCGATGAAGTCTATGGCATGACAGGTGGTGTCGGCGGTCATCAGGGATCGCTTGCGGAATATGCCGCAGTTGATGCGCGGCTGTTGGCCTTGAAACCTTCCAACCTCTCCATGCGCGAAGCCGCCGCACTGCCACTGGTGACCATTACCGCCTGGGAAGGTCTGGTGGATCGCGTTGGCGTGAAAGCCGGGCAGCGCGTGCTGGTGATTGGCGGTGCCGGTGGCGTCGGCCATATTGCCGTGCAGATCGCCCGTGCGGTCGGGGCAGAGGTTTATGCCGTCGATAGCGCCACGAAAGCGGACTATATCCGTAGTTTGGGCGCGACGCCGATCGACTATACGGTGGAGACGGTCGAGGATTATGTAGCCCGTTATACCGACGGCAAAGGCTTCGATGTGGTCTATGACACATTGGGCGGGCCGAATCTGGACAATGCCTTTAAGGCGGTGAAACGGTTCGGCCATGTAGTGACGAGCCTCGGTTGGGGAACCCACGCCCTGGCACCGCTCTCTTTCAAGGGCGGAACCTATTCCGGCGTCTTTACCCTGTTGCCGCTGTTGAGCGGGGAGGGGCGCGAACATCACGGCGAGATCATGCGTGAGGCCGCAAAACTGGTGGAAGCCGGTAAACTGGCACCGAATCTCGATCCGCGCCGCTTCACACTGGAGACCGTCATCGACGCCCATAAGGCTGTTGAAGAGAGGACGGCGTCGGGAAAGCTCGTGGTTGATATCGACTAG